A stretch of the Deltaproteobacteria bacterium genome encodes the following:
- a CDS encoding gamma carbonic anhydrase family protein has translation MILSFDGVDPDIGEDVFVADDAKVIGRVTIGDRSSIWYGCVVRGDVGTIVIGDETNIQDLTTIHITGERFNTRIGSRVTVGHRAILHGCTIEDDVLIGMGAIVLDGAVVEKGALVGAGALVAPGKVIPAGTMALGSPARVIKELGPEALAAHRESAQHYVENAQAHAKLFD, from the coding sequence ATGATTCTTTCCTTCGATGGGGTCGACCCGGATATCGGTGAGGATGTGTTCGTTGCAGACGACGCAAAAGTTATCGGCCGGGTCACCATCGGGGATAGGTCCAGCATCTGGTATGGCTGTGTGGTTCGCGGAGACGTTGGCACGATTGTTATCGGCGATGAGACAAATATTCAGGACCTTACGACCATCCATATCACTGGAGAGCGTTTCAATACCCGAATAGGCTCACGGGTAACCGTTGGCCATCGCGCGATATTGCACGGCTGTACCATTGAGGATGATGTTCTCATCGGGATGGGAGCCATTGTGCTTGACGGTGCCGTGGTTGAAAAAGGGGCTCTCGTTGGAGCAGGTGCTCTGGTGGCGCCGGGCAAGGTTATCCCGGCCGGGACGATGGCCCTGGGGTCACCGGCTCGCGTCATCAAGGAACTCGGGCCCGAGGCATTGGCTGCTCACCGAGAAAGCGCTCAGCACTACGTTGAGAACGCTCAGGCCCACGCTAAATTATTTGATTAG
- a CDS encoding class I SAM-dependent RNA methyltransferase yields the protein MEIVIHGVSHEGDGVGRTPEGKVVFVPGALPGDTARVELTVKKKKVQHGRMTDLVVPSPNRVVSRCGIDKCGGCSLKSLSLDGQSIVKKDRIISALTRIAKVDIPESFDFVGAQSAWHYRHRVRMHAHWSGESWRIGFHARRSNDVVPHAGCPVLWPELDKYITRVVPAIHRIPREVGLEEVEAVWSRKSKRGALRLIIQGDPAFFRKSTTWMDEAGILGIEIAKGDSISRFGNCELNYDQTVGDYDLSFETGTFTQANPAMNDELVRRVVSSINPMKGPKVMEMHAGIGNFSLPLAVMGADVSAFEINPNSSIQSERNAARIPIALENTCIRDADAVERMSEFDTLLLDPPRSGAREVAREAARPGSGPARIVYVSCDPATLARDVAILKEGGYSLVTLTGFDMFPGTPHVEVLAVLER from the coding sequence ATGGAAATAGTGATTCATGGTGTGAGCCACGAGGGAGATGGTGTGGGTCGAACACCCGAGGGTAAAGTCGTTTTTGTTCCCGGCGCTCTGCCAGGAGATACCGCACGTGTCGAGTTAACCGTTAAGAAGAAAAAAGTTCAGCATGGTCGAATGACCGACTTGGTGGTGCCGTCACCGAATCGCGTCGTGAGCCGTTGTGGCATCGATAAGTGTGGTGGATGTTCCTTAAAATCGCTTAGCTTGGATGGTCAGTCGATTGTTAAAAAAGACCGTATTATCAGTGCTCTAACACGGATCGCGAAAGTGGATATCCCGGAGTCTTTCGACTTTGTGGGCGCTCAGTCCGCTTGGCACTACAGGCATCGTGTTCGCATGCACGCTCATTGGTCGGGAGAGAGCTGGAGAATTGGATTCCACGCCCGACGTAGCAATGATGTGGTTCCCCATGCGGGCTGCCCCGTGTTGTGGCCTGAGCTTGATAAATACATAACGCGTGTTGTGCCGGCGATTCATCGAATCCCCCGGGAAGTAGGCTTAGAGGAGGTTGAGGCCGTGTGGTCAAGAAAAAGCAAGCGCGGCGCATTGCGGCTGATTATCCAGGGTGACCCAGCATTCTTCCGCAAATCGACGACTTGGATGGACGAGGCGGGGATTTTAGGAATCGAGATTGCAAAGGGCGACTCAATCAGCCGTTTTGGCAATTGTGAATTGAATTACGATCAGACAGTGGGTGACTACGATTTGTCATTCGAAACCGGGACGTTTACCCAGGCCAACCCAGCGATGAATGACGAGCTGGTTAGGCGAGTCGTAAGCTCGATTAATCCTATGAAGGGCCCGAAAGTCATGGAAATGCATGCCGGAATTGGTAATTTCTCTTTACCGCTGGCGGTCATGGGGGCGGATGTTAGCGCCTTCGAAATCAACCCAAACTCATCGATTCAGTCGGAGCGCAATGCTGCTCGTATACCGATCGCATTAGAAAACACTTGCATTCGGGACGCGGACGCGGTTGAGAGAATGTCAGAGTTTGATACTCTGTTGCTAGACCCACCGCGCTCTGGGGCGCGGGAGGTTGCAAGGGAAGCTGCACGCCCAGGCAGTGGACCGGCTCGAATCGTGTATGTGTCTTGTGACCCGGCAACGCTTGCTCGGGATGTGGCTATCTTAAAAGAAGGTGGTTACAGCCTGGTGACCTTAACCGGTTTTGATATGTTTCCAGGCACACCACATGTCGAGGTCTTGGCAGTACTTGAACGTTAG